A single genomic interval of Rosistilla ulvae harbors:
- a CDS encoding Flp family type IVb pilin, which translates to MKKFTEKVVNFLKEEDGPTAVEYAVMMALIIVVCLSTVKTIGTKANSQFTKIANNL; encoded by the coding sequence ATGAAGAAGTTCACCGAAAAAGTAGTTAATTTCTTGAAGGAAGAAGACGGACCAACCGCGGTTGAGTACGCCGTCATGATGGCATTGATCATCGTTGTGTGCTTGAGCACCGTTAAGACGATCGGAACCAAGGCGAACAGCCAGTTCACCAAGATCGCCAACAACCTGTAA
- a CDS encoding tetratricopeptide repeat protein, translating to MSVNKLRYYQNYRNLRHAQGILELISCNDDLWGLDPELKRRMARRALEMLRGARPRGHRRAAWFYLRGRAWSMLGKYQRGIRDLRMAIKLDPHHIANYLAIAWCFKRTDRLQQSIVALNRAIAKAPHHPTVRYNQACYLSLVGQPQLAAMELSIALELKPQLRAKVVSESDFDPIRNHPAFESALQVIV from the coding sequence ATGTCTGTTAACAAGCTCCGCTACTACCAGAACTACCGCAATCTGAGGCATGCCCAAGGGATCCTGGAACTGATCTCCTGCAACGATGACTTGTGGGGCCTCGATCCAGAACTCAAACGCCGCATGGCCCGCCGCGCCCTTGAGATGCTGCGCGGGGCACGACCGCGGGGGCACCGCCGGGCGGCTTGGTTCTACCTCCGCGGAAGGGCCTGGAGCATGCTGGGCAAGTACCAACGAGGGATCCGCGACCTGCGGATGGCTATCAAGCTGGACCCGCACCATATTGCCAACTATTTGGCTATCGCATGGTGTTTCAAACGAACCGACCGCCTGCAGCAATCGATCGTCGCCCTGAACCGCGCGATCGCGAAAGCCCCCCACCACCCAACAGTCCGATACAACCAAGCATGTTATTTAAGCCTGGTAGGACAGCCCCAGTTGGCGGCGATGGAATTATCGATCGCGTTAGAACTGAAGCCCCAATTGCGTGCCAAGGTCGTCAGCGAATCCGACTTCGATCCGATCCGAAATCATCCCGCCTTTGAATCAGCGCTGCAGGTGATCGTGTAA
- the cpaB gene encoding Flp pilus assembly protein CpaB produces the protein MRNKSVILLAIALGCGMIASVGISQVVMSGSESQPTKMVEILVASMDIPANSKIAADNIMLEKWPAGKTPDGAITDVAAIESKYAKQHIYAGEAILKQKVVDATERATVGIPPGHTVVTYNIGSDPGIANLIEPGDRINVIGFFEKSDIVPETTHRDVFRNVRIFAVDGRTGRETDEKAKKGAVSSILLLIKQEDERVWNWAKKVGALQLTLGNPNEPVNPNAPNAAGQEFMKWLDDYAEERRLDQTDTKIAEVEVKKPGGEIIKMLTPKGYRLFRWNKGTQTMELIQEQAANDAQLGANAAATDDTVGTTPDASAGVPGADIRLPADSDIPQFNTGSSPPGNEAFRINRAR, from the coding sequence ATGCGAAACAAATCTGTCATACTGCTCGCAATCGCGTTGGGTTGCGGAATGATTGCGTCGGTTGGAATCAGCCAAGTCGTGATGAGCGGCAGCGAGTCGCAGCCGACCAAGATGGTTGAAATCCTTGTTGCGTCGATGGACATTCCGGCCAATTCGAAGATTGCCGCCGACAACATCATGTTGGAAAAATGGCCTGCCGGGAAAACGCCCGATGGGGCGATCACCGATGTCGCGGCGATAGAAAGCAAATACGCCAAGCAGCATATCTATGCGGGCGAAGCCATTTTGAAACAGAAAGTCGTCGACGCGACCGAGCGGGCGACGGTTGGAATTCCACCGGGACATACGGTGGTGACCTACAACATCGGCAGCGATCCAGGAATCGCCAATCTGATCGAACCGGGGGATCGGATCAACGTGATCGGGTTCTTCGAGAAGAGCGACATCGTGCCCGAGACGACGCACCGCGATGTCTTTCGCAACGTGCGGATCTTCGCCGTCGATGGCCGCACCGGTCGCGAGACGGATGAGAAGGCGAAGAAGGGGGCGGTTAGTTCGATCTTGTTGCTGATCAAGCAAGAGGACGAGCGGGTTTGGAACTGGGCAAAGAAGGTTGGCGCGTTGCAACTGACGTTGGGGAATCCGAATGAACCGGTTAATCCGAACGCGCCCAATGCTGCTGGCCAAGAATTCATGAAATGGCTCGATGACTACGCCGAAGAACGCCGACTTGATCAAACAGACACCAAGATTGCCGAGGTGGAAGTGAAGAAGCCAGGTGGCGAGATCATTAAGATGTTGACCCCCAAAGGCTATCGTTTGTTCCGCTGGAACAAGGGAACTCAGACGATGGAATTGATTCAAGAGCAGGCAGCAAACGACGCCCAGTTGGGTGCAAATGCTGCGGCAACAGACGATACAGTGGGTACGACCCCTGACGCGAGTGCTGGCGTCCCCGGTGCGGATATCCGACTTCCAGCGGATAGTGACATTCCGCAATTCAATACGGGAAGCAGCCCTCCGGGGAATGAAGCATTTCGAATTAATCGAGCGCGTTAG
- a CDS encoding type II and III secretion system protein family protein produces the protein MFKQTMAGFKPSHIVMIVACVVGNGTPALAQSTDAYAASSRASSSAVTYSVSQPTQRLEMIVNSSRILKLDKVVPRFQVQNEEILIANPVAPNQVQISAQAAGVTQLNLWDVDDTLYTVDVIITGDSRELSTVMQAQFPYASLRITPLPTGAVIDGTVTDTDDVDRVIAVAEQFYPKVVNNIKVVGVQTILLHTKVMEVSRTKLRDLGLDWGSTNSTNLFAFGINGTVDALGSSIGNIVGTGAPNARVGLIRSGNSLDFLIRALQQNNCAKILAEPTVVATHGRPSRFIVGGRFPIISPDGQGGSTVTFEEFGTSVDFLPFLVGPGRVRLEIRPEVSERDDANGVNLNGFTVPAIRQRYVETAVEMQAGQTYAIAGLLQTRTETISTGPPFLVSVPWIGTLFRHVESVENEIELLVTVTPELADAMDPHEVMPGGPGIDTTVPSDTELYFKGYIEVPRVDCINESGCMQDAVYEPVAPPVQQTLPVQQSSTYTNPAPQQ, from the coding sequence ATGTTCAAGCAGACCATGGCGGGCTTTAAGCCCTCCCATATCGTGATGATCGTTGCATGTGTTGTTGGAAACGGCACACCTGCACTTGCGCAATCAACCGATGCGTACGCCGCTTCTTCGCGAGCGTCTTCCTCTGCGGTAACCTATTCCGTCTCGCAGCCGACGCAGCGGTTGGAGATGATTGTCAATTCGAGCCGGATCTTGAAGCTGGACAAGGTGGTCCCGCGTTTTCAGGTTCAGAACGAAGAGATTCTGATCGCCAATCCGGTCGCTCCAAACCAAGTGCAAATCTCGGCTCAGGCCGCCGGCGTCACTCAGTTGAATCTGTGGGACGTCGACGACACGTTGTACACTGTCGACGTGATTATCACGGGAGACTCGCGAGAGCTGAGCACGGTCATGCAAGCTCAGTTCCCTTATGCCAGCCTGCGGATTACGCCGCTGCCAACCGGTGCGGTGATCGACGGCACGGTGACCGACACCGACGATGTCGATCGTGTGATCGCGGTTGCCGAGCAGTTTTATCCCAAGGTGGTCAACAACATTAAGGTTGTCGGAGTGCAAACGATTTTGTTGCACACCAAAGTCATGGAGGTCTCGCGGACCAAGCTTCGCGATCTGGGACTCGATTGGGGTTCGACCAACTCGACCAACCTGTTCGCCTTTGGAATCAACGGCACCGTCGATGCTTTGGGCTCTTCGATCGGCAACATTGTCGGGACGGGGGCGCCAAACGCACGGGTCGGTTTGATCCGCAGCGGTAATTCGCTGGACTTTTTGATCCGAGCGTTGCAACAGAACAACTGTGCCAAGATCTTGGCCGAACCAACCGTCGTCGCGACTCATGGGCGTCCGAGTCGGTTTATCGTCGGTGGACGTTTCCCAATCATCTCGCCTGATGGTCAGGGGGGATCGACGGTGACGTTTGAAGAATTTGGTACCAGCGTCGACTTCCTGCCGTTTTTGGTGGGCCCGGGGCGGGTCCGATTGGAAATTCGCCCGGAGGTCAGCGAACGCGACGATGCCAACGGCGTCAACTTGAACGGGTTCACCGTCCCCGCGATTCGGCAACGTTATGTTGAAACCGCTGTCGAAATGCAAGCCGGACAAACTTATGCGATCGCCGGTCTGCTGCAGACCCGAACCGAAACGATCTCGACCGGTCCTCCGTTTCTCGTCTCGGTGCCATGGATCGGAACCTTGTTCCGCCACGTGGAGTCGGTCGAAAACGAAATCGAATTGTTGGTCACCGTGACGCCTGAATTGGCGGATGCGATGGATCCTCACGAAGTCATGCCGGGCGGACCAGGGATCGATACGACGGTGCCATCGGACACTGAATTGTACTTTAAAGGCTACATCGAAGTGCCACGCGTCGACTGCATCAACGAGAGTGGTTGCATGCAGGATGCCGTGTACGAACCGGTTGCACCACCGGTGCAACAAACGCTTCCCGTTCAACAAAGCAGCACCTACACCAACCCAGCGCCACAACAGTGA
- a CDS encoding A24 family peptidase: MDTNTLIESAMYNWHVWLVAVVMIVAAVIDGMILKVPNWLTYPFIISGWVYAAMASGWNGLGYSLLGTFVGMMLLLVVRAVGGMGAGDVKLLAGLGAWMGASTAWWAFVWTTVVGGIIAVIMIAMSGNWFKHYAMFHQIIQEFVTIRNPEKLAAIARERKPTMKLLPYGIPMAIGSILYFAYAGMFV; encoded by the coding sequence ATGGATACAAATACATTAATCGAATCGGCGATGTACAACTGGCACGTATGGCTGGTTGCTGTCGTGATGATCGTCGCCGCGGTGATCGATGGCATGATCCTAAAAGTGCCAAACTGGTTGACCTATCCGTTTATCATCTCGGGTTGGGTCTACGCCGCGATGGCCAGCGGTTGGAACGGGCTGGGGTACAGCCTGTTGGGCACGTTTGTTGGCATGATGCTGTTGTTGGTCGTGCGTGCCGTGGGTGGCATGGGGGCCGGCGATGTGAAACTGTTGGCTGGTTTGGGCGCCTGGATGGGAGCTTCGACCGCGTGGTGGGCCTTTGTTTGGACCACCGTCGTCGGCGGGATCATCGCTGTGATCATGATCGCCATGAGTGGTAACTGGTTCAAGCATTATGCGATGTTCCATCAGATCATTCAGGAGTTCGTCACGATCCGCAATCCAGAGAAGCTGGCGGCGATCGCGAGAGAGCGGAAGCCGACGATGAAATTGCTTCCGTACGGAATTCCGATGGCCATCGGATCCATTTTGTATTTTGCCTACGCTGGGATGTTCGTTTAG
- a CDS encoding AAA family ATPase — MPNVLRLAVVDPNDATREDLKSMLLGLDVVWLEAECSRYEFFPDVVTQTHPDIGVVSLDSDPERGIELLNTIRSTSPDVALLVVSSSTSGQLILQSMRAGAKEFLTLPLSGGDLSAALHRIGEQKFGASDSRNRNCEVIVVAGATGGVGATSVAVNMGCMLASREGNSVALMDLDLAVGDADVFLDSIPDYTLADVTQNIARLDFTLLKRSLTKHSSGLYLLPRPVELQDMSIINGDSIEKVITLLKASFTHLVIDLSKTYSEVDMAAMRMAAKIILVTQLDVPCLRNVVRLLLSFEQFEGLKEKVHVVVNRAGLESGPISIRKARETIGCDIYAQLPNDYRTMVEVRNNGVPLFEQDPKAAITLAMLGLVDRLSGSSKESQEEDSGEAVALNESSGWLNFWPRGGKQKKS; from the coding sequence ATGCCCAACGTACTCCGCTTGGCTGTCGTCGATCCTAATGATGCGACACGTGAAGACCTCAAGTCGATGTTGTTGGGGCTAGACGTCGTCTGGCTAGAGGCGGAATGTTCTCGCTACGAGTTCTTTCCCGATGTCGTGACGCAAACGCATCCCGATATCGGTGTCGTATCGCTGGACAGCGATCCAGAACGTGGGATCGAATTGCTCAATACGATTCGATCGACCAGTCCCGATGTTGCCCTGTTGGTCGTTAGCAGCAGCACCAGCGGACAGTTGATCTTGCAGTCGATGCGGGCTGGTGCCAAAGAATTCTTGACGCTGCCGTTGAGTGGTGGCGATCTATCGGCCGCGCTGCATCGGATCGGCGAACAAAAATTTGGTGCCAGCGATTCGCGGAATCGCAATTGCGAAGTGATCGTTGTCGCCGGAGCGACTGGCGGTGTCGGTGCTACAAGTGTTGCGGTGAACATGGGCTGCATGCTGGCATCGCGAGAAGGCAACTCGGTCGCGCTGATGGATCTCGATCTGGCCGTTGGCGACGCCGACGTCTTCTTGGACTCGATCCCCGATTACACCTTGGCCGATGTGACACAGAACATCGCGCGGCTCGATTTTACGCTGCTCAAGCGGTCGCTGACCAAACACAGCTCGGGATTGTATCTGTTGCCCCGGCCGGTCGAACTGCAAGACATGTCGATCATCAATGGCGATAGCATCGAAAAGGTGATCACGCTGTTGAAGGCTTCGTTTACGCACCTGGTGATCGATCTCTCGAAGACCTATTCCGAAGTCGATATGGCCGCGATGCGAATGGCGGCAAAAATCATCCTGGTCACCCAGTTGGATGTTCCCTGCCTGCGAAACGTCGTTCGGTTGCTGTTGAGCTTCGAACAGTTTGAAGGCTTAAAGGAGAAGGTCCATGTTGTCGTCAACCGGGCGGGATTAGAGTCGGGCCCGATCAGCATCCGCAAGGCGCGGGAAACGATCGGCTGCGATATCTACGCTCAATTGCCCAACGATTACCGCACGATGGTCGAAGTTAGGAACAACGGTGTGCCGTTGTTCGAACAGGATCCCAAAGCCGCGATCACGCTGGCAATGCTGGGATTGGTCGACCGGTTGAGCGGTTCCTCGAAAGAATCCCAAGAGGAGGATTCGGGGGAGGCTGTCGCTTTAAATGAGAGCAGCGGTTGGTTGAATTTCTGGCCTCGAGGCGGCAAGCAAAAGAAGTCGTAA